Proteins found in one Actinokineospora alba genomic segment:
- a CDS encoding sensor histidine kinase yields MTLGILSRLGIRGRLNVLLLVPLTAVVLVAVPFVAGGVDDARSASRTADIAGRARDFGGLVWELQRERLLTAGYLASASGDNTDLVRQQRAVDTAAAAALDSLQGENTEELASALVRIGSLRELRQSALRRGVSPDAVARTYHAVIGAILDALRLVPQRTSDAEGTRQLTVLDSLLRANEENELYGMAIIATALDPTTGQVLLDKASAQARMLTERFVQQADVEHAGIVVAVDQGDVARQVAALAARLPLDPNANAGESFIFDALAAVQNHSRMRRVAQDKVTEQVTTAATDRASDAGLLAHSVGLGAALLFMLVAVLAIRVSRSISDPLRRLTDAATSVADLAETELVRVTDTEVAEVQAPRLAEIEVASDDEIGKLAVAFNRVQTTASSLVERQALTRRNVSLMFVNVAQRTQNLVGRQMALVDELERDEQDVRLLERLYRLDHVSTRLRRSADNLLVVAGTADRGRLSGPIELSTALRSALAEIEEYQRVQLGSISDVTLAADIGADLVLVFAELMENATSFSPPDTTVEVGARFQTDGTAVIEIVDHGIGLPPEKLAEENRRLVERERLDIVPTTVLGLFVVGRLARRHSLRVELDSTPGGGVTARVYIAVDSYLRRVVEPEPAHQPVVPLMPDFQIPPATPTDGFFWFPTFPGDQAQPAPEPAPPALRPAEAERGGLRRRVAGAQLAGDTPNPVPPKPATQPAQRDPEAARAAMDDFHTGFIQADARPPESRGGLNRRVAGAQLPGAPPAPPAPRQTRPVHDPDAARTALDDFHGAFARAADPPPSSARGGLSRRVPGENLAPGLRPAAFASAPPAVRAWRSRDPESERAAFDKYAMGLAKAAIVTDNVTPQETARHPGASPRRESTR; encoded by the coding sequence GTGACTCTAGGAATCCTGAGCAGGCTCGGCATCCGCGGCAGGCTCAACGTCCTGCTCCTGGTCCCGCTCACCGCGGTGGTCCTCGTGGCCGTCCCGTTCGTCGCGGGCGGGGTCGACGACGCCCGCTCCGCCAGCCGCACCGCCGATATCGCGGGCCGGGCAAGGGACTTCGGTGGCCTGGTGTGGGAGTTGCAGCGCGAACGCCTGCTCACCGCCGGCTACCTGGCGTCGGCGAGCGGGGACAACACCGACCTGGTCCGCCAGCAGCGGGCCGTCGACACCGCGGCCGCCGCCGCTCTCGACTCGCTGCAAGGCGAGAACACCGAGGAACTCGCGTCCGCCTTGGTGCGCATCGGCTCGCTGCGTGAGCTGCGGCAGAGCGCGCTGCGCCGGGGCGTCTCGCCGGACGCGGTGGCCCGCACCTACCACGCCGTCATCGGCGCGATCCTCGACGCGCTTCGCCTGGTGCCGCAGCGAACCAGCGACGCCGAGGGCACCCGCCAGCTCACCGTGCTGGACTCGCTGCTGCGGGCCAACGAGGAGAACGAGCTCTACGGCATGGCGATCATCGCCACCGCGCTCGACCCGACCACCGGGCAGGTGTTGCTGGACAAGGCTTCCGCGCAGGCCCGGATGCTGACCGAGCGGTTCGTCCAGCAGGCCGACGTCGAGCACGCGGGCATCGTCGTCGCCGTCGACCAGGGCGACGTGGCCCGCCAGGTGGCCGCCTTGGCCGCGCGATTGCCCTTGGACCCCAACGCCAACGCGGGCGAGTCGTTCATCTTCGACGCCCTCGCCGCCGTGCAGAACCACTCGCGGATGCGCCGGGTCGCCCAGGACAAGGTGACCGAGCAGGTCACCACGGCCGCCACCGACCGCGCGTCGGACGCCGGGCTGCTGGCGCACAGCGTCGGCCTCGGCGCGGCACTGCTGTTCATGCTGGTCGCCGTCCTCGCGATCCGGGTCAGCCGCTCGATCTCCGACCCGCTGCGCAGACTCACCGACGCCGCCACCTCCGTTGCCGACCTGGCCGAGACCGAGCTGGTCCGGGTCACCGACACCGAGGTCGCCGAGGTGCAGGCGCCCCGGCTCGCCGAGATCGAGGTCGCCAGCGACGACGAGATCGGCAAGCTCGCCGTCGCGTTCAACCGCGTGCAGACCACCGCGTCCTCGCTGGTGGAACGGCAGGCCCTCACCCGCCGCAACGTCAGCCTGATGTTCGTCAACGTCGCGCAGCGCACGCAGAACCTCGTCGGCAGGCAGATGGCCCTGGTCGACGAACTCGAACGCGACGAGCAGGACGTCCGGCTCCTCGAACGGCTCTACCGGCTCGACCACGTCTCCACCCGACTGCGCCGAAGCGCCGACAACCTCCTCGTCGTCGCGGGCACGGCCGACCGGGGCAGGCTGTCCGGGCCGATCGAGCTGTCCACCGCGCTGCGGTCCGCGCTGGCCGAGATCGAGGAGTACCAACGGGTCCAGCTCGGGTCGATCTCCGACGTCACCCTCGCCGCGGACATCGGCGCCGACCTGGTGCTGGTGTTCGCCGAGCTGATGGAGAACGCGACGTCGTTCTCCCCGCCGGACACGACCGTCGAGGTCGGCGCCAGGTTCCAGACCGACGGCACCGCCGTGATCGAGATCGTCGACCACGGCATCGGCCTGCCGCCGGAGAAGCTGGCCGAGGAGAACCGGCGCCTGGTCGAGCGTGAGCGGCTCGACATCGTCCCGACCACCGTGCTCGGCCTGTTCGTGGTCGGTCGGCTCGCCCGCAGGCACTCGCTGCGCGTCGAGCTGGACTCCACGCCGGGCGGCGGTGTGACCGCGCGCGTCTACATCGCGGTCGACTCCTATCTGCGCCGGGTCGTGGAACCGGAGCCCGCGCACCAGCCGGTGGTCCCGCTGATGCCGGACTTCCAGATCCCGCCCGCCACCCCGACCGACGGGTTCTTCTGGTTCCCCACCTTCCCCGGCGACCAGGCCCAGCCCGCGCCCGAGCCCGCACCGCCCGCACTGCGGCCCGCGGAAGCGGAGCGCGGCGGCCTCCGCCGCCGAGTCGCGGGCGCCCAGCTCGCCGGCGACACCCCGAACCCCGTGCCCCCGAAGCCCGCGACCCAACCCGCCCAGCGGGACCCGGAAGCCGCGCGCGCCGCGATGGACGACTTCCACACGGGCTTCATCCAGGCCGACGCCCGACCCCCCGAGTCGCGCGGCGGCCTGAACCGCCGGGTCGCGGGCGCCCAGCTGCCCGGTGCGCCCCCAGCGCCCCCCGCGCCCCGACAGACCAGACCGGTGCACGACCCGGACGCCGCCCGCACGGCGCTCGACGACTTCCACGGCGCGTTCGCCCGCGCCGCCGACCCGCCGCCGTCGTCCGCGCGCGGCGGGCTGAGCAGGCGGGTTCCCGGCGAGAACCTCGCGCCGGGCCTGCGTCCGGCCGCCTTCGCGTCCGCGCCTCCGGCGGTGCGGGCCTGGCGCAGCCGAGACCCCGAGTCCGAACGGGCCGCGTTCGACAAATACGCCATGGGACTGGCGAAAGCGGCGATAGTTACGGATAACGTCACCCCCCAGGAAACCGCCCGACACCCAGGGGCGAGTCCGAGGAGAGAGAGCACAAGATGA
- a CDS encoding ABC transporter ATP-binding protein, whose protein sequence is MKLELSGVGKSYGNLRALHGVDLRVASGEFVCVVGASGSGKSTLLSLVAGLDVPTEGQITLDGADVTGPGPDRGLVPQAGTLYPWRTVERNVAFGLELLPITPEDRAARVDWHLAETGLTDFRHALPKQLSGGQQQRVAIARALACEPEVLLLDEPFGALDVQTKEDMQVLVRQVWKDTGTTVLMVTHDVEEAVFLGGRVVVLACDPGRVAADITVALPEDRDLDVKRHPDFLALRASIEDIVRAQHRAYTARATAGGR, encoded by the coding sequence ATGAAGTTGGAACTCTCGGGCGTCGGCAAGTCCTATGGGAACCTCCGCGCGCTCCACGGAGTCGATCTCCGCGTGGCCTCCGGCGAGTTCGTGTGCGTCGTCGGCGCGAGCGGCTCGGGCAAGTCCACCCTGCTCTCGCTCGTCGCCGGGCTCGACGTGCCGACCGAGGGCCAGATCACCCTCGACGGCGCCGACGTCACCGGCCCCGGGCCGGACCGGGGGCTGGTGCCGCAGGCGGGGACGCTGTACCCGTGGCGCACGGTCGAGCGCAATGTCGCTTTCGGACTGGAGCTGCTCCCGATCACGCCAGAGGACCGCGCCGCCCGGGTCGACTGGCACCTGGCCGAGACCGGCCTGACCGACTTCCGGCACGCGCTGCCCAAGCAGCTCTCGGGCGGTCAGCAGCAGCGGGTCGCGATCGCCCGCGCGTTGGCGTGCGAGCCCGAGGTCCTGCTGCTCGACGAGCCCTTCGGCGCGCTCGACGTCCAGACCAAAGAGGACATGCAGGTCCTCGTCCGCCAGGTGTGGAAAGACACCGGCACCACCGTGCTCATGGTGACCCACGACGTCGAGGAAGCCGTGTTCCTCGGCGGCCGGGTGGTCGTCCTGGCGTGCGACCCCGGCCGGGTCGCCGCCGACATCACCGTGGCGCTGCCCGAGGACCGCGACCTCGATGTCAAGCGCCACCCCGACTTCCTGGCCCTGCGCGCGTCGATCGAGGACATCGTCCGCGCCCAACACCGGGCCTACACCGCCCGGGCGACGGCAGGTGGACGGTGA
- a CDS encoding ABC transporter permease: MSPLVVGAEATDTSRPSPSGREGWRPLPRRPRPGRTSPLFTIRAPISRRSRLTLAVLSLAVPFLAWVVLAATGVVPSRFLPSPGAVLAAGIGMAESGELFADLWATVQRVLFGFGLAVAVSVPIGIVMGTFRAGQALFEPLISVLRYLPASAFIPLLIIWMGLGEPSKVALLFIGTVFFNTLMVADVVRGVPRPLIDVSYTLGARRGEVLRKVIVPHSLPGIIDAARVNAAAAWNFVVVAELVNSTEGLGYRIVRSQRFLQTDKIFAVLVVIGLCGVLIDVVLRLLRNKVGRWTG; encoded by the coding sequence GTGAGTCCGCTCGTCGTCGGCGCCGAGGCGACCGACACCAGCCGTCCCTCCCCGTCCGGCCGGGAGGGATGGCGCCCGCTGCCGCGCAGGCCGCGCCCCGGCCGGACCTCGCCGCTGTTCACGATCCGGGCCCCGATCTCCCGCCGGTCGCGGCTGACCCTGGCGGTGCTCTCGCTCGCCGTGCCGTTCCTCGCGTGGGTGGTCCTCGCGGCGACCGGCGTTGTCCCGTCGCGGTTCCTGCCCTCACCGGGCGCGGTGCTCGCGGCGGGCATCGGCATGGCCGAGTCCGGCGAGCTCTTCGCCGACCTCTGGGCCACCGTCCAGCGGGTGTTGTTCGGGTTCGGCCTGGCCGTGGCGGTGTCGGTGCCGATCGGGATCGTGATGGGAACGTTCCGGGCGGGGCAGGCGCTGTTCGAGCCGCTGATCAGCGTGCTGCGCTACCTGCCCGCGAGCGCGTTCATCCCGCTGCTGATCATCTGGATGGGCCTGGGCGAGCCGTCCAAGGTCGCCCTGCTGTTCATCGGCACGGTCTTCTTCAACACGCTGATGGTCGCCGACGTCGTGCGCGGCGTGCCGCGCCCGCTCATCGACGTGTCGTACACCCTCGGCGCCCGCCGGGGCGAGGTGCTGCGCAAGGTGATCGTGCCGCACTCGCTGCCCGGGATCATCGACGCGGCCCGGGTCAACGCCGCCGCCGCGTGGAACTTCGTGGTGGTCGCCGAACTCGTCAACTCGACCGAGGGCCTCGGCTACCGGATCGTGCGCTCCCAGCGGTTCCTGCAGACCGACAAGATCTTCGCGGTGCTCGTCGTCATCGGTCTCTGCGGGGTGCTGATCGACGTCGTGCTTCGCCTGCTGCGCAACAAGGTCGGGCGGTGGACCGGATGA